The genomic DNA TGTGGTTGATAAAGAGAACAGGAAGCTGTCCCCCGTGATGATTGAGGGAGAAAAACGTTATCCACATAACCTCTATCAATATGATCTTGCTTCCAATGGGGAGACGCCGCTGCTGAAGGGGGAGAAAAGCTATGGATTTGCCAAGCTGTCCCCTGACAGGAAGCATATGCTCTATCAGCAGTTGTATGAGTCCACAGGAATCGGCTACATCATGAATCTTGAAACTGGCGTTTCCGTGAAAATGGTCGATGCAGAGTTTATGGCCGGGGAAGGCGTATGGGAGGATACAGGTCACGTTATTTTTCCCAATATGGAAGGGGACATTATCAGGGCTGATGTGAATGGAAAAAGTGAGGTCGCGGTCAAGACTGGACAGAGAAGTGTTTCTAGCGTGGCTCAGTCGGGAAATACGATCTACTATGTCGCTATGGGGGAAATGATCGCCTATGATACAGAAACTAGGCAATCCGAAGTCCTGAAAAAAGATGTCTGGGTGGTCCTTCCTTCCCCGGATGGCAGCAAGCTGGCGGTTGTTAAACACACCAAACCCGGGGAGAACGTATTGGTTCTCTGCGATATCAAAGGGAAAGAGCTGTCCACATTGGCTACGGGTATGCAACTGTTCGGTACAAGCTGGTCGCCGGATGGCAGCAAGCTGGCCTATGCGGTTTCAGAGGATGGAGATAAATACCGTATTTTCATTACAGAAGCAGAAACAGGGGAGCAAACTCCGGTCTTGGGCGATAATGGTATAAGTGACCAGCTACGCTGGAGCCCTTTCGGTAAAAAGCTGCTCATTCCAACAGGGGTCTTGAAGGGCACTGGATATCAATCTACGGCTTATGTAATCAAGTTGTCTTGAACCAAAATCATTCATTTTGGGAATATTAAGAGGAGGATGAATGCGATGAAAATAACAGAAGTGCTCTTAAATACACACAGATTCGAAGCCACGAAAGCTTTTTACGGCTCTCTCTTGGGTATGGAAGTTCTAGAAGAAACCGCTTCACGGTTGTCATTTGGAGCTGGCGATTCAGTTCTTGCTTTTCAGGAAAATTCCCTCATGGAGAATGAGTTTTATCACGTTGCGTTTGCGATTCCAACCAATAAGTTCATAGAGGCAAAACAATGGGTGATTGAACGGGGCATCTCATTGATTTCAAGAAGCGGAGAGGATGAGTTTCTTTTCGAAGGCTGGAATGCAACAGCACTTTACTTCTATGATCCGGATCATAACCTCATCGAGTTCATTGCTCACCATTCGCTCGACAACGGAGTAGATGAAGCCTTCGGGTCAAAGCATCTACTTCGTATAAGTGAGATTGGCCTTCCAGTCGATAATGTTCCAGAATTTTGCAAAAAAATTACAGAAATGTTCCAAATTGATTCATGGGGTGAGGCCGGGCAGCAATTTACTCCGCTCGGGGACGCGGAAGGACTATTGATTGTCATAGACAAGGAGCGGCCTTGGTTCCCGGACGATAGGGTGCCATGCGGGTTCAACACCAAGGTCGTGATTAAAGGTGCAGGTTCTGCCAGTCTTTCGCTTCAAAATGGCTTGTACGAATTGAGATCAATCTGATTAATTAGATAAAGGGTATTAGCCCAAAGGCATACTTTTGTAAACAAAGTGGCCCTAAAATGGGCCACTGGTATAATATTATATACAGTATAAGCTATTTGATTTCTGTACTCTGCATATGCTCTAAGTCGTTTCTCCATACTATTAACATAAAATATAAAAGGTTTGTTATATCTATAATTATCCCGAAATAAATAGGGCTCAGAGAACCATTTTTATATCTTTGGCAAGCTCGGATAACTTTTGATTCCTGAGATGCTCATCCATTTTGGTCTCCGCTGTAACCATTACTTTTTGAATTAAGCATTCTGCTTCATGATTCATACAACAGTCGAACAAAGAAGTTGTGCCTTCAATCGCATGAATAACATCTAGAAACGAAATATCCTCCCAGTTCCGCTTTAATCTATAACCGCCATTGGCACCCGAAGTAGATTCAATCATTCCCGCCTTGACCAGCTTGGTCAGTATTTTGGACAAGTAAGTAGGGGAAACCCCTTGTTGATCCGCCAACTGTTGTACACCAACAGGCTTATTTTTAGGGGTTGATACTACCAGAAAGAGCATGGTGTGAAGGGCATAATTCGTCGCTTTAGAATACTTCATGCTCGTTGATCACCTCAATTCAGGATTTAATCTATATATAATATCCTTCATAATGTGGCATCGTCAAATTTCGAATGCTCTTATTTAATACGTATCCACAGGTGTCCACACTCACCCGCAAATACTGCATAAAATATCCCGGATGAACAAAGAGGAGGTGCAGTGAGAACAATGATACACATGGAACCCGTACAAGTGGGTGAGCATACATTTATCGGAGTTGAGGTCAAACTGCCTAAAACAACGCTGTTGACCATCTCCAACTCCCGTGGTTACATCATGTGCGGCGCACTGGATGTCGGATTGCTGAATGAACGGCTGGGAGATCGGAAAATTCTTGCCGCACGAGCTGTGGGGGTAAAAACGCTGCGCGAATTGCTGGAAGCACCCATGGAGTCGGTGACGACGGAAGCGGAGCAGCTTGGAATTAAGCCGGGTATGCCGGGGTATGAGGCACTTTTGAAGCTGGTCTAAGTGGAGCATTTGCTGCACGAAGGTAGAAAAACGCGAAAAAACCGGGGCTACTTCGCTCCGGTTTTTTCAATAGAAAAGTTACATTTTATCGAGTAAAACGATTTCGCTTTCATATGGGCTGCATGCCTGGCAGATGAATTAATCCGCAAATAAAGCGGGCAGGCTGTCGCTAAAGGGAGCTTTGACGATCCCTTTTTCGGTAATGATGGCGGTAATGTATTCATGAGGCGTAATGTCGAAAGCAGGGTTATAGACCTTGATGCCCTGTGGGGCTGTCCTTTTGCCGAAGCTTTCGGTGACTTCCTCCGCAGGACGCTCCTCGATGGGAATGTCTGCGCCTGTAGCAGTATGCAAATCAATCGTAGATAGCGGTGAAGCTACATAAAAAGGGATGCCATGTGCCTTGGCCAGCACAGCTAAGCTGTAAGTGCCGATCTTGTTGGCGACATCGCCATTAGCCGCCACTCTGTCCGTGCCGACGATGACGGCCTGAACCCAGCCTTTGGCCATGACCATCCCTGCCATGTTGTCACACAGCAGGGTTACATCAATGCCAGCCTGCTGAAGCTCAAACGCGGTCAAGCGTGCGCCTTGGAGCACGGGACGTGTTTCGTCGGCAAACACTTTCAGGTGTATGCCATTTTCATGTGCAAGGTACATAGGAGCGAGTGCCGTCCCGTATTTCGCTGTCGCCAGTCCGCCTGCATTGCAGTGAGTGAGCACGCCCATACCGTCTTGGAATAGAGGTAAAGCATGGACGCCGATCAGGCGGCATACTTCCTCATCCTCTGCCTGAATGGATATAGCTTCACGCTCCAATCCGGCATTCCAATCCTCGACCCGTCCTTCCGTCGCTTCGGCGGTTAGTTCTTTGGCCCGCTTCTTCATGCGGTCCAGCGCCCAGAACAGGTTCACTGCGGTCGGTCGTGATGTAGCCAAATGCCCGCAAATGCTGTGTACATGTGCCAGCCATCCAGCAGCATCGGTTCCGCCGTAAGCGGAAGCACCCAGCACGACGCCGTAGGCCGCAGCCATTCCGATGGCTGGCGCACCGCGTACCTTCATGGCATGGATGCCATCCCACACTTCCTCGGCTGTGAACAGCTCCAGCATCACGATGGATTCGGGCAGCAGGCGCTGGTCCAGCATGGACAAGTAGTCACTTTTCCACACCAGCGACGAGAGAGCCTGACCAGGCACGATTGCTTCATTGGAAGCTTTAGTCGCAGATTCTTTATTTTCACTCATATCCATTAAGCTCCTTTAGTTTGGGCAGCCGTTGCTGTCTGAATAATGTCTCCCAATTCACGGATCGAATGCACCTCGCGATTGCGGAGAACCAAGGCTTTTCCTATAGATAACGCCAGTCTTTCCGCTGCTTCCTTGACCGCAGGATCGGCAATCGTGTCTATATCGGCCACATGCGACAAGCTAATAATTCGTCGGATGACCTTGCAGCCTGCAAAGCCAATCGTATCTTGCAGCACTTTCTGGAGGTACAAGTCCTGATATCCCGGCGTGCGGGCCATGTGGTCAGTAACATGCTCGTCCCACAGTTTGCGGAACCCGCTCTCAAACTGCTCCCATACCTGAATGGAAGTCTCTAAAAGCCAGTCACGGCGTTCCTGTACAGCTATCTCGCCAGAAGTCCATCCAGGCTGTGCTACATAGTTCAACAGCAGGTTGGCAATCACCGCTCCGATATCAAAGCCCATCGGTCCGTAGTAGGCAAACTCGGGATCAATGACTTTAGTGGACTCCGCTGTTACAAAAATACTGCCTGTATGAAGATCACCGTGCAGAAGCGCTTCTGTCCGCGTCAGAAATTTCTCGCGCAGCAAAGCTACTTCCAGATGAATGGCCTGATCTGTACGAAGCGCCTCTGCTTCGTCTTCGATATAGGAACCATAGTTGTTATTGTCTGAATACCGATAGGGCTCGTCCAAAATAAGATCCTCGGTGATTTTACAAAGATCCGGATTTATAAAGCGCTTGACCAGCTCTTTTTTGTCCTGCTGATTCATGCCCAGATCCGAGGTGAAAAAGAGCGTACGTGCTAGAAACTCTCCAATATGGTCAGCAAAATGCGGATATGTGTTTCCTTCAATTAATCCTTTGCGCATGATTGTATACGAGCTTAGATCCTCCATCACGGTCAAGGCGAGTTCATCGTCATAGCCGAGTACCGCAGGAACCAGCTTAGGGCAAATGTGGTGCTCCTGCTGAAGCGCCTCGCGTTCAATACGGGCACGATCCAGTGACAGCGGCCAGGATTCCCCCACGATTTTCACATAGGGAAGCGCCTGTTTGGCAATGATACTCTTGTCAGATTCAGAATCCGTTATATGAAAAACCAGATTCAGGTTGCCATCACCGATTTCGCGGCATTCCAGACGAGCATCCTGACTAAAAAATCCGGGGATGTTCTTCACAAATTCTATTGCTTCTTCTGTCGTTAAAGCATGATATTGGGACAACGAAGTCACCTCCATAAATTGTGCATACATCAATGATGAGAAATACTACAAGATTAAACCAACCATTTTGCTTGGATAGAGCCAAGTATAACGAAAATCGTTTGAGTTTTGTACATTTTTTTTTGTGGGGCGGCGGAATAGGAGGAAGGAACGTTAGATTTTGTTTCGTCTTCATATGAGAAGGGTAAATAATAAACAGACGTCCGGCAGGCGAAATATCATGCCCGCTGGCGTCTTCCCGTCAGCAGGACGGTGGATGAAACGTAAACGTTCCTGAATGATCAATTTGATGAAAAAGGAAGGGATTTATTATGGCTAAAACAACAAGCAACTCGAAAAATACGCAAACGAAATCGGTGGAAGAGCTATTAAACCGCCAGGTCGCTAACCTGAATGTACTATATGTGAAGATTCATAACTATCACTGGTATGTGAAAGGCTCCAATTTTTTCACACTCCATGTTAAATTTGAAGAACTTTATAATGAAATTACGCTAAAAATGGACGAGATCGCCGAACGCCTTCTGGCGCTGAAAGGTTCCCCTTCCGCAACGCTAAAAGAATATTTGGAGCTGTCCTCCATTCACGAGGCAAGTGGCAATGAGGATGCACCGAAAATGGTGCAAACGCTGATCGAGGACTTTGCCACTGTCTGTGAGGAATTCCAGGAAGGAATTGAGCTGGCTGAAAGTACATCTGATCAGCCAACCGCAGATTTGCTGATTGGTTATAAGGCAGATCTGGAGAAACATATGTGGATGCTTCGCTCTTATCTGGGCTAATCCCAAAAAATGATGCTGGAGGCTTAGATGGGTTTTTGTTCTGAAATAAGCGCTACATGTAAAAACGCTACTGACGTCAAATTGTCGGTAGCGTTTTTATGGATGAAAAATACAATTTACAGTATTTTAATGCTTTTTCATAGATCAGGATTTTGAAAAATTCGATTCCATTCGCTTATTGGATTTTAGCAAACTCCCAAATGGGAAGCGATTATGATTGGATATGCGGTATGATGAAGAATTACGCTATAATAAAAATAGGAGGCAGACAATCACGACAACAGTGCTGAGTAGCATGAATATTTTATGAAGAAAGTCGCATAACGTGTGTCTATTGGTTGCACCCTTAAAGATATTTATTATAAAATAGCTTGAGAATCATTGAGAATCAGTTTAGAATGATTATAAATAAATTTTTAAATATTTCGTTTGTTTGAAATCAGGGGGCTCCCCTGTTTGAATATACTTTCTGATTTCGACACCACACTACTAATTTTGGAGGGTATTCCGAATATGGCTACAAACTTTAAAATTGAAGGTCTCAAAGCGACCATTGAAGGCAAGGAAATTCTGAAAGGCATCAACCTCGAAATGAAAGGCGGAGAAATCCATGCCATCATGGGTCCTAACGGAACGGGTAAAAGTACATTGGCTTCTGCTTTGATGGGGCATCCCAAATATGAAGTCACAGATGGCCAAGTAACTTTGGACGGAGAAGACGTTCTAGACATGGAAGTGGATGAGCGCGCACGTGCGGGATTGTTCCTGGCTATGCAATATCCGAGTGAAATTGCAGGGGTAACCAACTCCGACTTTTTGCGAAGTGCAATTAACGCACGCCGTGAAGAAGGACAGGAAATTTCCCTGATTAAATTTATCCGCCAAATGGAAAGCAAAATGAAGGAACTTGAAATGAATCCTGAGTTTGCTCACCGTTACCTAAATGAAGGTTTCTCCGGTGGTGAGAAAAAACGGAATGAAATTTTGCAAATGATGATGATCGATCCGAAAATCGTCATTCTTGACGAAATCGACTCTGGTTTGGATATTGACGCTTTGAGAATCGTGGCTAGTGGTGTCAATGCTATGCGTTCCGAAGAGCGCGGTTTCCTCATCATTACTCACTACCAGCGTCTGTTGAATTACGTCAAGCCAGATTTCGTACATGTCATGATGCAAGGACGTATCGTTAAATCCGGTGGACCTGAGCTGGCTGAGCGTCTGGAAGCGGACGGTTACGACTGGATCAAGGAAGAACTGGGTATCGTTGATGAAACTGTAGGACAAGAGGCGTAAGCCGGAAGCGAGGAGGAAAACTAATGAGTACACAAACAATCCTTCCGGTAGATTCCGAGCAACTGCGCGTTCTGTCCGAACGTAACGGCGAGCCGTCATGGCTGACCGCAGACAGACAAAAAGCACTTGAGCTTGCAGGCAAACTGGAGCTTCCGGTATTTGAAAAAACCAAAATCGAACGTTGGAATCTCAACGATTACGGTCAACATAAAAACAGCGAGGCGATTGCGTCGGTGGGGCAGGTTCCCGCAGCGATTGCCGATCTGGTCAAAGAGCAGCAGGAGGGCGGTCTGATTATCCAGCGCAACTCCGGTGCGGTATATGTGAAGCTGAGCGAGGAACTGGCAGCGCAAGGCGTTATTTTCACGGATCTGCAAACGGCGGTTAAGGAGCATGGTGATCTAGTTAAAGCTCATCTGAATACGGTTATTAAGACGGATGAAAATTCATTGTCCGCGCTGCATGCAGCACTTTGGAACGGTGGAGTATTTGCTTACGTGCCGAAGAATGTGGAGTTAAATGTTCCGCTTCAGGCTGTTTTCCTGACAGATGATGCGACAGCAACCTTTGCCCCTCACGTACTGCTCATTGCTGAAAGCCATAGCTCCGTAACGTACGTAGACAACTATGTATCTGCGGATTTGGCAGCACCTGTCATTCATAATGGCGCAGTAGAAGTGGTAGCGAATGCAGGAGCCAAGGTGCGTTATGCATCGGTGCATCAGCTTGGAGAGCAAGTAACGGATATTTCGATCCGCCGTGCTACGTTGGGTAATGACGCAGCTATTGAATGGATTGTCGGAGAAATGAACTACGGCAATACAGCGAGCAACACGATGTCCGTGCTGAAAGGCAACGGCTCCAACTCGGATGCCAAGATTATTGCTGTAGGCTCTGGCTCGCAAAAGCTGAACTATACGACACAAGCACAGCATTTTGGCAAAAATTCAGCTAGTCAGATGATTACCCGCGCAGTTATGCGTGAAAATGCATCTTCCATTATTAACGGTATTACGAAAATTGAAAAAGGTGCTACCAAAGCAGACGGTCAGCAAACAGAACGTGTTCTTATGCTTAGCCCGAAAGCGCGTGGTGACGCTAACCCAATCCTGCTGATTGATGAGGATGATGTGACCGCAGGTCACGCAGCTTCGGTCGGTCAGGTGAATCGTGAACAAGTGTATTACTTGATGTCCCGCGGGATTAGCCGTGCAGAAGCTGAACGCTTGATTATTTATGGCTTCCTGGCACCTGTCGTTTCTGAAATTCCGCTCGAAGGACTTCAACAGCAGCTGCAAAGCCTTGTTGAAAGGAAGTTAGGCCAATGAATACTGCATTGATCCGTGAACAATTCCCGATTTTACATCAGGAGATTAACGGTCATCCGCTGGTTTATTTGGATAATGCGGCCACTTCGCAAAAACCGCTGGCGGTCATCGAGGCGATCAAGCATTACTACGAATATGATAATTCGAACGTTCATCGTGGAGTGCATACCTTAGGTAGTCGTGCTACGGATGCTTATGAAGGTGCGCGGGAGAAGGTAGCCCGCTTTCTGAATGCGAAGCGTAGCCAGGAAATTATTTTTACAAGAGGAACGACAACGGCGCTGAATCTGGTTGCTTCTTCCTATGGCAGAGCCAACTGTCAGGAAGGTGATGAGATTGTCATCACACCGATGGAGCATCACAGCAATCTGATTCCGTGGCAGCAGGTAGCCAAAGCCACAGGCGCAACTTTAAAATATATCCCGCTTCAAGAGGACGGTAGCGTTGATCTTGCTGACGTGGAGAATACCATCACTGAAAACACAAAAATTGTAGCGATCACGCATGTCTCCAATGTGCTTGGTGTTGTGAACCCGGTCAAGGAGATTGCCGCTATTGCCCATCGCAAAGGTGCGATCATCGTCGTAGATGGTGCGCAAAGCACGCCACATATGAAAGTAGACGTACAAGATATAGATGCTGATTTCTATGCCTTTTCGGGTCACAAAATGTGTGGTCCTACAGGGATCGGGGCATTGTACGGCAAAAAGGCGCTGCTGGAAAACATGGAGCCGATTGAGTTCGGCGGGGAAATGATCGACGATGTGGGATTGTATGAATCCACATGGAAGGAGCTGCCTTGGAAATTCGAAGGCGGAACCCCGATCATTGCCGGAGCTGTCGGCTTGGGAGCTGCCATTGATTTTCTGGAAAGCATCGGATTGGACGCAATTGCACAGCATGAAAGCCGTCTGGCCAACTATGCTCTCAAACGTCTCCGTGAAGTGGATGGCTTGACGATTTACGGTCCTGCTGAACGTCATGTGGGACTCGTAACATTCAATCTGGATGATGTACATCCGCATGATGTAGCGACCGTGCTGGATAGTAAAGGGGTAGCTGTACGTGCAGGCCACCATTGCTGCCAGCCGTTGATGCGCTGGTTGAAAGCCAGTGCAACGGCGCGAGCCAGCTTTTACCTCTATAACACGGAAGAGGAAGTCGATGTTTTGATCAGCGCCTTAATCCAAACGAAGGAGTATTTTGGCGATGCAACTTGATGACTTGTACCGACGTGTAATTATGGATCATTATAAAAATCCGCGGAATCGCGGACGTTTTGAGGATGACGCGGTCACGGTGGATTTGAACAATCCTACATGTGGCGACCGGATTTCTCTTCAGCTCAAGACGAAGGACGGCGTCGTCGAGGATGCCCGTTTTACAGGGGAAGGCTGTTCAATCAGTATGTCCTCGGCTTCGATGATGACAGAGGCGGTTAAGGGAAAAACGATTGATCAGGCGCTGGATATGGCGAATCGCTTCTCTTCTCTGATGAAGGGTGAAGCGGCCGAATTCGACGATTATGAAGAGCTGGAAGCTTTGTCAGGTGTTAATAAGTTCCCGGCCCGTATCAAATGTGCGACTTTGGCTTGGAACGCGCTGCGCAAAGGAATAGATGAAGAATAATAATTTTACTAGAATAGAGGAGGTTTGAGAAACATGGCCAAAAAAGCACCGGAAATGGAAGAGTATAAATATGGCTTTCGTGACGAGCACAAATCCATTTTCCAAACAGGTAAGGGTCTCACTCCGGAAATCGTAAAGGAAATCTCCAAAATTAAGGATGAGCCAGAATGGATGCTGGAATTCCGTCTGAAAGCACTAAAACAGTTTGAAAAAATGCCTATGCCCAACTGGGGCGGGGACATGAATGAGCTGGATTTCAACGATATCCAGTATTATGTAAGACCTTCCGAGAAGCAAGGGAAAACGTGGGAAGAGGTTCCTACAGAAATTAAGGAAACCTTTGATAAACTGGGGATTCCTGAAGCGGAGCAAAAGTTTCTGGCTGGTGTATCCGCACAGTATGAATCCGAGGTTGTTTACCATAGCATGCAAAAGGAGCTGGAAGATCAGGGCGTTATTTTCATGGACACCGATACGGCGCTGCGTGAGCATCCTGAAATTCTGAAAGAGTATTTTGCGACAGTTGTGCCTCCTGCGGACAACAAGTTTGCAGCACTAAACAGTGCGGTATGGTCAGGCGGAAGCTTTATCTATGTACCGAAGGGTGTAAAATGTGAAGTTCCATTGCAGGCTTACTTCCGTATTAACTCGGAAAATATGGGACAATTCGAGCGTACGCTCATTATTGCCGACGAAGACAGCTTCGTGCATTATGTAGAAGGCTGTACGGCTCCGATTTATAGCACGAACTCGCTGCATAGCGCCGTGGTGGAAATCATTTGTAAGAAAAACGCGCGTGTTCGTTACACAACGATCCAAAACTGGGCGCCAAACATCTACAATCTGGTGACCAAACGTGCGGTTGCAGAAGAAAATGCAACGATGGAATGGGTCGATGGTAACATCGGTTCCAAGCTGACGATGAAATATCCGGCGGTTGTACTGAAAGGCCGTGGAGCTAAAGGTATGGTCTTGTCCATTGCAGTTGCAGGCAAGGGCCAGCATCAGGATGCAGGGGCGAAAATGATCCACTTGGCACCTGATACGACATCGACGATTGTATCCAAGTCTATCAGTAAGCATGGCGGTAAAGTAACGTATCGCGGACTGGCTTCATTCGGTCGTCAGGCTCAAGGGGCAAAATCGAATATCAAGTGTGATACGTTGATTTTGGATAATCAATCGACCTCGGATACAATTCCTTATAATGAAATCATGAACGACGATATTACGCTGGAGCACGAAGCAACGGTTTCCAAGGTATCGGAGGATCAGTTGTTCTATCTTATGAGTCGTGGCCTGACCGAAGCGGAAGCGACACAAATGATCGTTATGGGCTTTATCGAGCCGTTCACCAAAGAACTGCCGATGGAGTACGCGGTCGAGATGAATCGTTTGATCAAGTTTGAAATGGAAGGTTCCATAGGATAATTCTCGCTTTACGAGGGTTATGTTGGGGCTGAGCCATGATGCGATGATGTTTATCAGGCGTTTGTCCGTAACATAAAAAGAGACTGTCCTTCGTAGGGAAGAACCTGCGGATCAAGGACAGTCTCTTT from Paenibacillus sp. FSL R10-2782 includes the following:
- the sufB gene encoding Fe-S cluster assembly protein SufB, giving the protein MAKKAPEMEEYKYGFRDEHKSIFQTGKGLTPEIVKEISKIKDEPEWMLEFRLKALKQFEKMPMPNWGGDMNELDFNDIQYYVRPSEKQGKTWEEVPTEIKETFDKLGIPEAEQKFLAGVSAQYESEVVYHSMQKELEDQGVIFMDTDTALREHPEILKEYFATVVPPADNKFAALNSAVWSGGSFIYVPKGVKCEVPLQAYFRINSENMGQFERTLIIADEDSFVHYVEGCTAPIYSTNSLHSAVVEIICKKNARVRYTTIQNWAPNIYNLVTKRAVAEENATMEWVDGNIGSKLTMKYPAVVLKGRGAKGMVLSIAVAGKGQHQDAGAKMIHLAPDTTSTIVSKSISKHGGKVTYRGLASFGRQAQGAKSNIKCDTLILDNQSTSDTIPYNEIMNDDITLEHEATVSKVSEDQLFYLMSRGLTEAEATQMIVMGFIEPFTKELPMEYAVEMNRLIKFEMEGSIG
- a CDS encoding RrF2 family transcriptional regulator — translated: MKYSKATNYALHTMLFLVVSTPKNKPVGVQQLADQQGVSPTYLSKILTKLVKAGMIESTSGANGGYRLKRNWEDISFLDVIHAIEGTTSLFDCCMNHEAECLIQKVMVTAETKMDEHLRNQKLSELAKDIKMVL
- the mtnA gene encoding S-methyl-5-thioribose-1-phosphate isomerase, with amino-acid sequence MSENKESATKASNEAIVPGQALSSLVWKSDYLSMLDQRLLPESIVMLELFTAEEVWDGIHAMKVRGAPAIGMAAAYGVVLGASAYGGTDAAGWLAHVHSICGHLATSRPTAVNLFWALDRMKKRAKELTAEATEGRVEDWNAGLEREAISIQAEDEEVCRLIGVHALPLFQDGMGVLTHCNAGGLATAKYGTALAPMYLAHENGIHLKVFADETRPVLQGARLTAFELQQAGIDVTLLCDNMAGMVMAKGWVQAVIVGTDRVAANGDVANKIGTYSLAVLAKAHGIPFYVASPLSTIDLHTATGADIPIEERPAEEVTESFGKRTAPQGIKVYNPAFDITPHEYITAIITEKGIVKAPFSDSLPALFAD
- the sufD gene encoding Fe-S cluster assembly protein SufD gives rise to the protein MSTQTILPVDSEQLRVLSERNGEPSWLTADRQKALELAGKLELPVFEKTKIERWNLNDYGQHKNSEAIASVGQVPAAIADLVKEQQEGGLIIQRNSGAVYVKLSEELAAQGVIFTDLQTAVKEHGDLVKAHLNTVIKTDENSLSALHAALWNGGVFAYVPKNVELNVPLQAVFLTDDATATFAPHVLLIAESHSSVTYVDNYVSADLAAPVIHNGAVEVVANAGAKVRYASVHQLGEQVTDISIRRATLGNDAAIEWIVGEMNYGNTASNTMSVLKGNGSNSDAKIIAVGSGSQKLNYTTQAQHFGKNSASQMITRAVMRENASSIINGITKIEKGATKADGQQTERVLMLSPKARGDANPILLIDEDDVTAGHAASVGQVNREQVYYLMSRGISRAEAERLIIYGFLAPVVSEIPLEGLQQQLQSLVERKLGQ
- a CDS encoding cysteine desulfurase, coding for MNTALIREQFPILHQEINGHPLVYLDNAATSQKPLAVIEAIKHYYEYDNSNVHRGVHTLGSRATDAYEGAREKVARFLNAKRSQEIIFTRGTTTALNLVASSYGRANCQEGDEIVITPMEHHSNLIPWQQVAKATGATLKYIPLQEDGSVDLADVENTITENTKIVAITHVSNVLGVVNPVKEIAAIAHRKGAIIVVDGAQSTPHMKVDVQDIDADFYAFSGHKMCGPTGIGALYGKKALLENMEPIEFGGEMIDDVGLYESTWKELPWKFEGGTPIIAGAVGLGAAIDFLESIGLDAIAQHESRLANYALKRLREVDGLTIYGPAERHVGLVTFNLDDVHPHDVATVLDSKGVAVRAGHHCCQPLMRWLKASATARASFYLYNTEEEVDVLISALIQTKEYFGDAT
- the mtnK gene encoding S-methyl-5-thioribose kinase — encoded protein: MSQYHALTTEEAIEFVKNIPGFFSQDARLECREIGDGNLNLVFHITDSESDKSIIAKQALPYVKIVGESWPLSLDRARIEREALQQEHHICPKLVPAVLGYDDELALTVMEDLSSYTIMRKGLIEGNTYPHFADHIGEFLARTLFFTSDLGMNQQDKKELVKRFINPDLCKITEDLILDEPYRYSDNNNYGSYIEDEAEALRTDQAIHLEVALLREKFLTRTEALLHGDLHTGSIFVTAESTKVIDPEFAYYGPMGFDIGAVIANLLLNYVAQPGWTSGEIAVQERRDWLLETSIQVWEQFESGFRKLWDEHVTDHMARTPGYQDLYLQKVLQDTIGFAGCKVIRRIISLSHVADIDTIADPAVKEAAERLALSIGKALVLRNREVHSIRELGDIIQTATAAQTKGA
- a CDS encoding VOC family protein, whose amino-acid sequence is MKITEVLLNTHRFEATKAFYGSLLGMEVLEETASRLSFGAGDSVLAFQENSLMENEFYHVAFAIPTNKFIEAKQWVIERGISLISRSGEDEFLFEGWNATALYFYDPDHNLIEFIAHHSLDNGVDEAFGSKHLLRISEIGLPVDNVPEFCKKITEMFQIDSWGEAGQQFTPLGDAEGLLIVIDKERPWFPDDRVPCGFNTKVVIKGAGSASLSLQNGLYELRSI
- a CDS encoding Dps family protein gives rise to the protein MAKTTSNSKNTQTKSVEELLNRQVANLNVLYVKIHNYHWYVKGSNFFTLHVKFEELYNEITLKMDEIAERLLALKGSPSATLKEYLELSSIHEASGNEDAPKMVQTLIEDFATVCEEFQEGIELAESTSDQPTADLLIGYKADLEKHMWMLRSYLG
- the sufC gene encoding Fe-S cluster assembly ATPase SufC, which codes for MATNFKIEGLKATIEGKEILKGINLEMKGGEIHAIMGPNGTGKSTLASALMGHPKYEVTDGQVTLDGEDVLDMEVDERARAGLFLAMQYPSEIAGVTNSDFLRSAINARREEGQEISLIKFIRQMESKMKELEMNPEFAHRYLNEGFSGGEKKRNEILQMMMIDPKIVILDEIDSGLDIDALRIVASGVNAMRSEERGFLIITHYQRLLNYVKPDFVHVMMQGRIVKSGGPELAERLEADGYDWIKEELGIVDETVGQEA
- the sufU gene encoding Fe-S cluster assembly sulfur transfer protein SufU, translating into MQLDDLYRRVIMDHYKNPRNRGRFEDDAVTVDLNNPTCGDRISLQLKTKDGVVEDARFTGEGCSISMSSASMMTEAVKGKTIDQALDMANRFSSLMKGEAAEFDDYEELEALSGVNKFPARIKCATLAWNALRKGIDEE
- a CDS encoding DUF1805 domain-containing protein is translated as MIHMEPVQVGEHTFIGVEVKLPKTTLLTISNSRGYIMCGALDVGLLNERLGDRKILAARAVGVKTLRELLEAPMESVTTEAEQLGIKPGMPGYEALLKLV